One genomic region from Haloterrigena gelatinilytica encodes:
- a CDS encoding helix-turn-helix domain-containing protein, which produces MTRSFIAEMTISHADLPLTPTIRTVDGVEIAVESEPLTYPDQSGSILFYSVTNCDFRAFDSALETDHTVDEWEVTMDFQDHRVYQIYHTQEAKFTTPEIADLGLQVLSSWTVGRGWELRLHAPDRERLGDYWKFCREENIQFELEKLYSTGPQANAASGGHAEVSLTERQREVARTATRMGYYEPEGASAAEVADELDISPSTLSTHLRRIMAKVFRQLFDD; this is translated from the coding sequence ATGACACGGAGCTTCATCGCCGAGATGACCATCTCCCACGCGGATCTCCCGTTGACGCCGACGATCCGAACCGTCGACGGCGTGGAAATAGCGGTGGAATCGGAACCGTTGACCTATCCCGATCAGTCCGGATCGATCCTCTTCTATTCGGTAACGAACTGCGACTTTCGAGCGTTCGACTCCGCGCTCGAGACCGATCACACGGTAGACGAATGGGAGGTGACGATGGATTTTCAAGACCACCGCGTCTACCAGATCTATCACACCCAAGAAGCGAAGTTCACGACCCCCGAAATCGCCGATCTCGGGTTACAGGTGCTCTCCAGTTGGACCGTCGGCCGAGGTTGGGAATTGCGATTACACGCGCCCGATCGAGAACGGCTCGGCGACTACTGGAAGTTCTGTCGCGAGGAGAATATTCAATTCGAACTCGAGAAGCTCTACAGCACCGGACCGCAAGCGAACGCGGCCTCCGGCGGTCACGCCGAGGTCTCTCTCACCGAACGCCAGCGAGAGGTCGCCCGTACCGCGACCCGAATGGGCTATTACGAACCAGAGGGCGCGAGTGCAGCCGAGGTCGCCGACGAACTCGATATCTCGCCGTCGACGCTGTCGACGCATCTGCGGCGGATCATGGCCAAAGTGTTCCGCCAACTGTTCGACGACTAA
- a CDS encoding HalOD1 output domain-containing protein, producing MSKPSHSAELSSETPSLAIVERVAALDGTDPLSLPPLYDAVDPEALDSLFQSSSTDGPRTTGSVQFTYYGYDVRVDADGEIAVES from the coding sequence ATGAGTAAACCAAGCCACTCCGCGGAGCTATCGAGCGAGACGCCGAGTCTGGCGATCGTCGAACGGGTCGCCGCGCTCGACGGAACGGATCCGCTATCGCTGCCGCCGCTGTACGACGCCGTCGATCCCGAAGCGCTGGATTCGCTCTTTCAGTCCTCGAGCACCGACGGCCCGCGGACCACGGGGTCGGTGCAGTTCACGTACTACGGCTACGACGTCCGCGTCGACGCGGACGGCGAGATCGCCGTCGAGTCCTAA
- a CDS encoding archaeosine biosynthesis radical SAM protein RaSEA, translating to MSKPSPDVYEQGKGMDAHNQVMREIRSRKEASYDPHEPTRVWLDEDNTPGGVKRSLTIILNTGGCRWARAGGCTMCGYVAESVDGGSVSHEALMDQIDVCLEHEDENADEPAELIKIYTSGSFLDEREVGAETRRAIAETFADRDRIVLESLPDFVDREKIGDFTGHGIDTDIAIGLETATDRVRHDCVNKYFDFADFEDACAEAATADAEADDAEAGIKAYLLMKPPFLTESEAVADMISSIERCADVEGCHTVSMNPCNVQRYTMVDELYFNDGYRPPWLWSVAHVLEETADTDAIVVSDPVGHGSDRGPHNCTECDDLVQKAIKDFDLRQDPSVFEQVSCECELTWETVMERERGFNQPLTR from the coding sequence ATGAGCAAACCGAGCCCCGATGTCTACGAGCAGGGCAAGGGCATGGACGCCCACAATCAGGTCATGCGCGAGATCCGCTCGCGCAAGGAGGCCAGCTACGATCCCCACGAGCCCACCCGCGTCTGGCTCGACGAGGACAACACCCCCGGCGGCGTCAAGCGGAGTCTGACGATCATTCTGAACACGGGGGGCTGCCGGTGGGCCCGCGCCGGCGGCTGTACGATGTGCGGCTACGTCGCCGAGAGCGTCGACGGCGGCAGCGTCTCCCACGAGGCCCTGATGGACCAGATCGACGTCTGTCTCGAACACGAAGACGAGAACGCCGACGAGCCGGCCGAGCTCATCAAGATCTACACCTCCGGCTCCTTCCTCGACGAGCGCGAGGTCGGCGCCGAGACCCGCCGCGCCATCGCCGAGACCTTCGCCGACCGCGACCGGATCGTCCTCGAGTCCCTGCCCGACTTCGTCGACCGGGAGAAGATCGGCGACTTCACCGGACACGGGATCGACACGGACATCGCGATCGGCCTCGAGACGGCGACCGACCGCGTCCGCCACGACTGCGTGAACAAGTACTTCGACTTCGCGGACTTCGAGGACGCCTGCGCCGAGGCCGCGACGGCAGACGCCGAGGCCGACGACGCCGAGGCCGGCATCAAGGCCTACCTCCTGATGAAGCCGCCGTTCCTCACCGAGTCCGAGGCCGTCGCGGACATGATCTCCTCGATCGAGCGCTGCGCCGACGTCGAGGGCTGTCACACCGTCTCGATGAACCCCTGTAACGTCCAGCGCTACACGATGGTCGACGAGCTCTACTTCAACGACGGCTACCGCCCGCCGTGGCTCTGGTCGGTCGCCCACGTCCTCGAGGAGACCGCCGACACCGACGCCATCGTCGTCTCCGATCCGGTCGGCCACGGCTCCGATCGCGGGCCGCACAACTGCACGGAGTGTGACGACCTCGTCCAGAAGGCGATCAAGGACTTCGACCTGCGGCAGGATCCCTCCGTGTTCGAGCAGGTCTCCTGCGAGTGCGAACTGACCTGGGAGACCGTCATGGAGCGCGAGCGCGGGTTCAATCAGCCGCTGACGCGATAG
- a CDS encoding PAS domain S-box protein: MGSETGVVYVCPAADGTVRELRERVGRVAAGDSVADLTAARSSADCVVVGDGSPDADPVECCRRLRARWPDLPVIVFPADGSESLAGAVVAAGADGYVPRADGVDALASRIDALLADDGIEAPTADSSGSDSATALSSQLESLIDRSPFAVIEWSLEFDVVSWNPAATELFGYAASEARGRSATELIVPADIRDEIREHWERLLDGEFDGNSAWRTDENVRKDGTTITCEWVNTPLTDDDGAVVSVLSFVRDVTAERKRANALEALQETTRELMRAESPDEIAAIVTDATEHVIDRPLAAVRIYDADRGTLELAAVSESLDAATSDISSIAPDEGVLWESYEEGDPSVLEDVRSERLPYDLGIDVGNAVVHPLGDHGLLTVASADDVDLDIAEIHLVHVLAATAEAALDRATRQRELERTQTIVETVGDCVYQLDAEGRFIAVNDTMANTCNYGRDELVGEHISTVLTDESVERGRRRVRRLRSDDRRVATYEVTLVGRDGERTPAEVNMALLRSDGEIAGSVGIVRDISERKRMERELVERKAKIERLHEVASRLENCRSRREIYDCAVEAAEDVLNFDACVVKRLEGDHLVTAALSSKLDAEFDRRMGIDEGIAAKTYRTGETYRIDDLRTAPDAAPVDGALRSVLSVPIGDRGVFQTVSTTVDSFSREDEELAELLLSHVTDALDRLAFEEQLRAERDRFAALFENVPDAVVSARQTAGDAIVEAVNPAFERTFGYEESAVVGRSLDRIIVPANRSAEAESLTRRGGDGETVETEVKRRTDDGLRDFMMRIVPVDRGESTDHTFGLYTDITDQKQRQKRVEILNRVLRHDMRNGMNIIDGCAEMLADAVEDDAIEYATTIQQRAGELVSLAEKTRTVERVLEREPTTTGPTDVARTIAETVDRLEAEYPAVTVSCSVPDRLFVRIDASLETVLYQVLENAVEHHDGTAPTIEVSVCDRSDDGMLSLSVADDGPGIPDEERELLQGDREITQLRHASGLGLWLVNLVVTQAGGQLSFDANEPRGTVVTLELPRADTEPVRSAGDSTATGD, encoded by the coding sequence ATGGGATCTGAAACGGGGGTCGTCTACGTCTGCCCCGCCGCCGACGGGACCGTCCGGGAACTGCGCGAACGCGTCGGTCGAGTCGCGGCCGGCGACAGCGTCGCGGACCTGACAGCCGCTCGCTCGAGCGCCGACTGCGTCGTCGTCGGCGACGGCTCGCCCGACGCCGATCCGGTCGAGTGCTGTCGCCGGCTCCGGGCCCGGTGGCCAGACCTTCCGGTGATCGTCTTTCCGGCCGACGGCAGCGAGTCGCTGGCCGGCGCGGTCGTCGCCGCCGGCGCCGACGGCTACGTTCCCCGCGCCGACGGCGTCGACGCGCTCGCGAGCCGCATCGACGCCCTCCTCGCGGACGACGGGATCGAGGCGCCGACCGCCGACTCCTCCGGGTCCGACTCGGCGACCGCGCTCTCGAGTCAACTCGAGTCGTTGATCGACCGATCGCCGTTCGCCGTGATCGAGTGGTCCCTCGAGTTCGACGTCGTGAGCTGGAATCCGGCGGCGACGGAGCTGTTCGGTTACGCGGCGTCGGAGGCCCGCGGTCGGTCCGCGACCGAACTGATCGTTCCCGCCGACATTCGAGACGAGATCCGCGAGCACTGGGAGCGCCTGCTCGACGGGGAGTTCGACGGAAACTCCGCGTGGCGGACCGACGAGAACGTTCGCAAGGACGGAACGACGATCACCTGCGAGTGGGTCAACACGCCGCTGACCGACGACGACGGCGCGGTCGTCAGCGTCCTCTCGTTCGTTCGAGACGTCACCGCCGAACGCAAGCGCGCGAACGCCCTCGAGGCGCTCCAGGAGACGACCCGCGAACTGATGCGCGCCGAGTCGCCCGACGAGATCGCCGCGATCGTGACCGACGCGACCGAACACGTCATCGACCGTCCGCTCGCCGCGGTCCGAATCTACGACGCGGACCGCGGGACGCTCGAACTCGCGGCGGTCAGCGAGTCCCTCGACGCGGCCACGAGCGACATCTCCTCGATCGCACCGGACGAGGGGGTGCTCTGGGAGAGCTACGAGGAGGGCGACCCGTCCGTCCTCGAGGACGTCAGGTCCGAGCGACTCCCCTACGATCTCGGGATCGACGTCGGGAACGCCGTCGTCCACCCGCTGGGCGACCACGGGTTGCTGACGGTGGCGTCGGCGGACGACGTCGACCTCGATATCGCGGAGATCCACCTCGTTCACGTCCTCGCCGCGACGGCCGAGGCCGCGCTCGACCGAGCGACCCGGCAGCGCGAACTCGAGCGGACCCAGACGATCGTCGAGACGGTCGGCGACTGCGTCTATCAGCTCGACGCCGAGGGCCGGTTCATCGCCGTCAACGACACGATGGCGAATACGTGTAACTACGGTCGCGACGAACTCGTCGGCGAGCACATCTCGACGGTCCTCACCGACGAGAGCGTCGAGCGCGGACGGCGCCGCGTTCGCCGCCTCCGCTCGGACGACCGACGCGTTGCGACCTACGAGGTGACGCTGGTGGGGCGCGACGGCGAGCGCACACCGGCCGAGGTCAACATGGCCCTGTTGCGCTCGGACGGCGAGATCGCGGGCTCGGTCGGCATCGTTCGCGATATCAGCGAGCGCAAGCGGATGGAACGGGAGCTGGTCGAACGGAAGGCGAAGATCGAGCGCCTCCACGAGGTCGCCTCCCGCCTCGAGAACTGCCGGAGTCGACGGGAGATCTACGACTGCGCCGTCGAGGCGGCCGAAGACGTCCTGAACTTCGACGCCTGCGTCGTCAAGCGCCTCGAGGGAGACCACCTCGTCACGGCGGCCCTCTCTTCGAAACTCGACGCCGAGTTCGACCGGCGGATGGGAATCGACGAGGGGATCGCCGCCAAGACGTATCGAACGGGGGAGACCTACCGGATCGACGATCTCCGGACGGCGCCCGACGCCGCGCCGGTCGACGGCGCGCTGCGCTCGGTGCTGTCCGTCCCGATCGGCGACCGCGGTGTGTTCCAGACGGTCTCGACGACGGTCGACTCGTTCAGTCGGGAGGACGAGGAGCTGGCGGAGCTCCTGTTGTCACACGTCACCGACGCGCTCGATCGGCTCGCGTTCGAGGAACAGCTGCGGGCGGAACGCGACCGGTTCGCGGCGCTGTTCGAGAACGTCCCCGACGCCGTCGTCAGCGCGCGCCAGACCGCCGGCGACGCGATCGTCGAGGCGGTCAATCCGGCCTTCGAACGGACGTTCGGCTACGAGGAGTCGGCGGTCGTCGGTCGGTCCCTCGATCGGATCATCGTCCCCGCGAACAGGAGCGCGGAGGCGGAATCGCTCACCCGCCGCGGCGGCGACGGCGAGACCGTCGAGACCGAGGTCAAGCGGCGGACCGACGACGGGTTGCGCGATTTCATGATGCGGATCGTTCCCGTCGACCGCGGCGAGTCGACCGACCACACGTTCGGCCTCTACACCGACATCACCGACCAGAAACAGCGCCAGAAGCGCGTCGAAATTCTGAACCGCGTCCTGCGCCACGACATGCGAAACGGCATGAACATCATCGACGGCTGCGCCGAGATGCTCGCCGACGCCGTCGAGGACGACGCTATCGAGTACGCGACGACCATTCAGCAGCGGGCCGGCGAACTCGTCTCGCTCGCCGAGAAGACCCGCACCGTCGAGCGCGTTCTGGAGCGCGAGCCGACGACCACGGGCCCGACCGACGTCGCTCGGACGATCGCGGAGACCGTCGACCGCCTCGAGGCCGAGTACCCCGCCGTCACCGTCTCCTGTTCGGTCCCCGACCGGCTGTTCGTCCGGATCGACGCCTCGCTCGAGACCGTCCTCTACCAGGTGCTCGAGAACGCCGTCGAACACCACGACGGGACGGCGCCGACGATCGAGGTGTCGGTCTGCGACCGGAGCGACGACGGAATGCTCTCGCTGTCGGTCGCCGACGACGGGCCCGGAATACCCGACGAGGAGCGGGAGCTACTCCAGGGCGACCGGGAGATCACGCAACTGCGCCACGCCAGCGGGCTCGGCCTCTGGCTCGTCAACCTCGTCGTCACGCAGGCCGGCGGCCAGCTGTCCTTCGACGCGAACGAGCCGCGAGGCACCGTCGTCACGCTCGAACTCCCGCGGGCCGACACCGAACCGGTCCGGTCGGCCGGGGACAGCACGGCGACCGGCGACTGA
- the purQ gene encoding phosphoribosylformylglycinamidine synthase I gives MTVSIIRFGGSNCDRDAERAFEHLEIDAEIVWHEDGLPADTSGIVLPGGFSYGDYLRAGAMAARSPIMAEVREAAAEGTPVLGVCNGAQIGCESGLTEGAFTTNESARFQCEHVYLRVERDDTPWTAAYDEGDVIEIPIAHGEGRYEIDDDRLDELEDEDRILFRYCDENGETGPDVNPNGSKHNVAGVLGERETVAVLMPHPERATLPDVGPTDGRGILRGFELAETEA, from the coding sequence ATGACGGTTTCGATCATCAGATTCGGCGGCTCGAACTGCGACCGCGACGCCGAGCGCGCCTTCGAGCACCTCGAGATCGACGCCGAGATCGTCTGGCACGAGGACGGCCTGCCAGCGGACACCTCGGGGATCGTCCTGCCGGGCGGGTTCTCCTACGGGGACTACCTGCGCGCGGGAGCGATGGCCGCGCGCTCGCCGATCATGGCCGAGGTCCGCGAGGCCGCGGCCGAGGGCACGCCCGTCCTCGGCGTCTGCAACGGCGCCCAGATCGGCTGCGAGTCGGGGCTCACCGAGGGCGCCTTTACGACCAACGAGAGCGCCCGCTTCCAGTGCGAACACGTCTACCTGCGCGTCGAGCGCGACGACACGCCGTGGACGGCGGCCTACGACGAGGGCGACGTCATCGAGATCCCCATCGCCCACGGCGAGGGCCGCTACGAGATCGACGACGACCGCCTCGACGAACTCGAGGACGAGGATCGGATCCTCTTTCGCTACTGCGACGAGAACGGCGAGACCGGACCGGACGTGAATCCGAACGGCTCGAAACACAACGTCGCGGGCGTCCTCGGCGAGCGCGAGACCGTCGCCGTGTTGATGCCCCACCCCGAGCGGGCGACGCTGCCCGACGTCGGTCCGACCGACGGACGGGGGATCCTCCGCGGCTTCGAACTGGCCGAGACGGAAGCGTAG
- the purS gene encoding phosphoribosylformylglycinamidine synthase subunit PurS has translation MTAYTATVTVRLKHGVLDPEAETTQQALERLGFDLEDLRSADRFEVDLEAESAESARERASEMAERLLANPTIHDYDVEVDER, from the coding sequence ATGACCGCCTACACCGCGACGGTGACCGTTCGGCTCAAACACGGCGTCCTCGATCCCGAGGCCGAGACGACCCAGCAGGCCTTAGAGCGGCTGGGCTTCGACCTCGAGGACCTGCGTTCGGCGGACCGCTTCGAGGTCGATCTCGAGGCCGAATCGGCCGAGAGCGCCCGCGAACGCGCGAGCGAGATGGCAGAGCGACTGCTGGCGAACCCGACCATCCACGACTACGACGTGGAGGTCGACGAGCGGTAG
- a CDS encoding FAD/NAD(P)-binding protein — MYDCVIVGGGVHGTYCCQRLLEDTALEREDLLLVDPHDRLLASFRRKAAACGMDELRSTFVQHVGTEPFGLESFAESRGRESELRPTPGYPPRPTLSLFLDFADYVIERKGLADRHRQVAVESIRRSAAGDGSLVLETDAGDEGGTGIENGNGDSSGGQIRTRTCVLAIGHGGRYRYPPWADGVDAITHAWDGFDPERRAEETVVVGGGITAVQLAIALAERERVTLCPRDDIAEATIEADPRWINWNHIEKHLHRHPPGSRARSETVREARNDGTVPPRLLERLERAVDGGDLAVRTGDVRSAREIDDRVRLLLENGGCCSAERAVLATGFAPVFEHPFVDRVAASLDLERGHRGMPVLDDETLAWRDATGSETPLFVTGALAAGTVGPLAGNVAGARRAADRIARAIEARRPTVPA; from the coding sequence ATGTACGACTGTGTCATCGTCGGCGGCGGCGTTCACGGCACCTACTGCTGTCAGCGGCTGCTCGAGGATACCGCCCTCGAGCGCGAGGACCTCCTGCTCGTCGATCCGCACGACCGACTGCTCGCGTCGTTTCGTCGGAAGGCGGCGGCCTGCGGGATGGACGAGCTTCGGTCGACGTTCGTCCAGCACGTCGGCACCGAACCGTTCGGTCTGGAGTCGTTCGCCGAGAGCCGCGGCCGCGAGAGCGAACTCCGGCCGACGCCGGGGTATCCGCCGCGGCCGACGCTGTCGCTGTTTCTGGACTTCGCCGACTACGTGATCGAACGCAAGGGACTCGCCGACCGCCACCGGCAAGTCGCCGTCGAGTCGATTCGACGTTCGGCCGCGGGCGACGGCTCGCTGGTCCTCGAGACGGACGCGGGCGACGAAGGCGGAACCGGAATCGAGAACGGGAACGGCGACTCGAGCGGAGGGCAAATCCGAACGCGGACCTGCGTGCTGGCGATCGGTCACGGCGGTCGCTACCGGTATCCGCCGTGGGCCGACGGCGTCGACGCGATCACGCACGCCTGGGACGGGTTCGATCCCGAGCGCCGCGCCGAGGAGACGGTCGTCGTCGGCGGCGGGATCACCGCGGTCCAGCTCGCGATCGCGCTGGCCGAGCGCGAGCGGGTGACGCTGTGTCCGCGCGACGACATAGCGGAAGCGACGATCGAGGCCGATCCGCGCTGGATCAACTGGAACCACATCGAAAAACACCTCCATCGCCACCCGCCCGGATCGCGAGCGCGCTCCGAGACCGTCCGCGAGGCGCGCAACGACGGCACCGTTCCGCCGCGACTGCTCGAACGCCTCGAGCGAGCCGTCGACGGCGGCGATCTGGCCGTTCGAACCGGCGACGTCCGCTCCGCCCGCGAGATCGACGATCGCGTTCGGCTGCTGCTCGAGAACGGCGGCTGTTGCTCGGCCGAGCGCGCCGTTCTGGCGACGGGGTTCGCTCCCGTCTTCGAGCACCCGTTCGTCGACCGCGTCGCCGCGTCGCTCGACCTCGAGCGCGGCCACCGCGGGATGCCGGTACTCGACGACGAGACGCTGGCCTGGCGCGACGCGACCGGGTCGGAGACGCCGCTGTTCGTTACGGGCGCGCTCGCGGCGGGAACCGTCGGTCCGCTGGCGGGCAACGTCGCCGGCGCGCGGCGCGCGGCCGACCGGATCGCACGCGCGATCGAGGCGCGTCGACCGACCGTTCCGGCCTGA